The Mangrovimonas cancribranchiae nucleotide sequence TAGGCTTTTCTAAGTTCAGCTTTACTAGCCATAAGTTATTATTTAAGCTTAGTTGTAATATGGAATAACGCATCGCCTTGGTAGACAATAGGCGATTCATTCACATTAATAATATAGCCCGAATGTGATGCTTTAACAAAATGATTGAGTTTCCCATACGGATCGGTAATATTACCCAAAACATCTCCTTTATTTACTTTAGAACTTATTCTAGCCGAAGGCTTAAACATTCCTGAAAAATTAGCACGTTGCCAGCGACTATTACTTATAAATACAGGACTTATTTTAGGTGTTGTTGTTTTAAATTTTGACGATAACATATCAAAATGTTTCAAAATACGTTTGGCGCCATTAACGCCAGTATTGGTAACTTGAGCATCAATATGAAAAGATTTCCCGCCTTCATACAACAGTATAGGTTTGCCTAGTTTTGTGCAAGCGTTTCTAAATGTTTTTTTTATGTTTTTGGAATATAGTACGAAGGGCGCGTTAAATACATGGGCAAAATCGTCTAATTCGGGTTTGTCTTTTATAAGTCTAATTTGCGGGGCATTAAAACGCCCTGATCCGCCTGTATGAAAATCTAAAATGAAATCGACATCGGGAATAATTTCTTTCATTAATTTATGAGCAACACGACTAGCTAAAGAGCCTTTACTACTTCCAGGAAAAACCCGGTTTAAATCTCTGCCATCTGGAAATTGACGTTCTAGATTAACAAAACCAAATACATTAATTACAGGCATACAAATAATAGTGCCACGTTTAGGTTTATTAATGCCTTTAGCAATAATTTGCCGTACAATTTCAACGCCATTTACTTCATCGCCATGAATACCAGCGGTAAATAAAACAACAGGGCCAGGTTTTTTAGAACGTTCAACAATT carries:
- a CDS encoding succinylglutamate desuccinylase/aspartoacylase family protein: MTYEQKKSITILGKDINVGESHELSFGVANLHTSSSVDVPVIVERSKKPGPVVLFTAGIHGDEVNGVEIVRQIIAKGINKPKRGTIICMPVINVFGFVNLERQFPDGRDLNRVFPGSSKGSLASRVAHKLMKEIIPDVDFILDFHTGGSGRFNAPQIRLIKDKPELDDFAHVFNAPFVLYSKNIKKTFRNACTKLGKPILLYEGGKSFHIDAQVTNTGVNGAKRILKHFDMLSSKFKTTTPKISPVFISNSRWQRANFSGMFKPSARISSKVNKGDVLGNITDPYGKLNHFVKASHSGYIINVNESPIVYQGDALFHITTKLK